GCAGAAACTGTAAATACCGTTTACAACAAAGCGGTGAAATTCCAGATGGAGGCTAAGGATAAATCTTTTGACCAGGTAGCGAAAGCAGCTAAACTTACGATCAATCCATCGGTTAAAGTGAGGGCTATGGACGAAAACCTGGGTGCTATCGCAAACCAGAGGCAAATCGTGAAATGGGCTTTCAACAAGGATACTAAAGTAGGCGCTGTGGAGCGTTTCGAAGTAACCAATACAGGACACGTGATCGTTAGGCTGAAAAAAGTGAATGAAGAAGGATTACTTCCTTTGGATGAAGCCAGGCCAATGATTGAGTTGAAACTGAAAAACCAAAAGAAAACGGCTTTGATCAAAGCAAAAATGAAAGGTGGTTCGCTGGAAGCTATTGCAGCTGCAAATGCTACGAAAGTGCAGACCGTTGCGGATCGTACTTTAGAAACGGCAAGCCTTGAAGGTGTTGGTTTAGAGCAAAGGGTTGTGGCTACTGCGATGGTTACTCCGGCTAACAAACTGTCTGCCCCGATTGAAGGGATGTCAGGCGTGTATGTGGTGAAAACGACTGCTTACACTAAAGCTCCGGCAATCCAATCTTATAAAGATTATGTAGCAAAACTGAAAGTGAATAACGGAAACACCATGCAGCGTATCTCTGCTTCATTGAAGAAGGATGCTGAAATCGAAGACAACAGAAGTTTGTTCTACTAAGATAATATCACATGATAAGAAAAGCCGGTTTTTTAAAGCCGGCTTTTTCATTTTATAATATCATATCAGAATATGGGATGATTGTATCATATCCTTTGTCAATAAAATATGGCGTGGGATCGTTTTTTGAAATGACCAGTATAAAATCCCCGCCCCAGGCACCGAGGCTTTTGATAGTGCCGTTGAAATCCGGAAAAAGATGTTCCTTTACCGTTACCATATGAAGCACATCGCTCATAATGGCTTCGTGTTTTTCGAGCTGCCGGGCAAAATCACCCAGCGATGTTGTCTGCCGTATCGCAGCAGTAATTTTATTTACAGCCGAAACATTTTTAGTGATGTCATCGCGATGCCTGTAATATGAATTGATGGCTGCTTTGCTGCTTTGCTTTTTATTCAGGTAAACAAAATACAGATTTGAGATGAATTCTGGCCTGAAATCAACAGCCTCAACAATCGGGTTTCCGTTTTCAAGGCGATACAATACCGGCTGGTTGTTTTGTGCGCAGGCAATATCATAACCGCTCCCGCCAAAACTGTTCTGGAGCAGGGCAAAAGCATCAATACTAAGCCATTGTGCAATATTATTGATCAATGTTGACGAGGTACCCAGTCCCCATTTCTTTGAAAAAGTAAGGTTTGTAGTGATTTTGTATCCGTCAGCATTATCAATGAAGGTAGGGTTCAGTAAATACGATTCGTGCAAAATCTCAATCAGCGTGTTTCGAATGGAATCACTTTTCTCTTTGTAACCTGTATCAGAAATAACGTCAAACCCAATCACATCTTCAAACCAAACCGACCCATCGGCATCATGGCTTTTCCAATATATTTTTTTATCAGAGGCTTCTTTAATAACAAGATCCTGCCCGAATTTTGTCGGCAAAGCCAAAGCCATAGCGCCATCAAGCACCAGGTATTCGCCTGTGAGCATCAACTTTCCATTACTGTAAAAACGCTGCGACAATTAATTGGTTTTTAAATTTTTGATGAAATCCACCACCGCCGAATGGGAAACGGCATGCTGCTTGAAATATTTCGTAATGATATCCCTTTCTTCAGCCGAAACCTCAAATTGATTGATGATGTTGTTCAGGTGCATTTTCATATGGCCCTGCTGGATCCCGGTTGTGGTTAAAGAGCGTAAGGCAGCAAAATTCTGTGCCAGGCCCACTGCTGCAGTGATCTGCATCAATTCCTGCGCCGACGGCTTTCCAAGCAATTGATGGCAAAATTTCACCAGTGGATGCAAAGTCGTCAATCCGCCAACGGTTCCTAAAGCCAACGGGATGTCCAGCGAAAAATGAAAATTTCCGTTTTCAATCCTCGCATCGGAAAGACTCGTATAACGCCCATTCCTCGCAGCATAAGCATGCACTCCGGCTTCCACTGCACGGAAATCATTTCCTGTAGCCACAACGACTGAATCCACGCCGTTCATGATGCCTTTATTGTGTGTGACAGCCCGGAATGGCTCGACTTTCGCTATGGTCACCGCCTGCACGAAATTTTCTGCAAACAGCTGTGGGTTTTCAATGTTTTTTTCCTGCAAATCGCTAACAGCGCAGGAAACTTCAGCTTTTACGATGCAATTCGGGACATAATTTGATAAAATACTCATTACGACCCTGACCTCTTTTTCAGTTTCGGAAAAGCCATCATGTTCGTTTGCTTTCTCCTTCAGCGTTTGTGCAAACTGTTCGAGGCAGGAATTGATGAAATTCGCGCCCATCGAATCTTTGGTTTCAAAAGTGGCATGAAGCTGGTAGTAATGGTCAATCAAATCGGTTTTATCTCGAAGTTCGATGTCCAGGATCCCGCCGCCACGTTGTTGCATGTTTTTGGTGATGCTTTGCGTTTCAGCGAAAAAATCAGGCTTGATCATATTGAAGAAAGACTGAAGTTTGTCTTTTGCGCCTTTAAACATAAAATGCACCTGCCCGATTTTCTCGGTATTGATCACTGTCGTTTTGAAACCGCCGCGTGTTGACCAGAATTTAGCAGCTTTGGCGGCCGCAGCAACCACGGAACTTTCCTCAGTAGCCATCGGGACCGTGTGGAATTTTCCGTTAATCAGGAAATTCGGGGCGATGCCCAACGGCAGGTAAAAATTGGAAATCGTATTTTCAATAAACTCATCGTGGAGTTGCTGGAGTTTTTCGTCGGAATTCCAATAGGATTTTACCAAATTTTCCGCCGAACCGGCATCAGTAAAATAATGTTTAGCAATCAGCTTGATTTTTTCCGCTTTGGATAATTTCGAAAATCCTGAAATGGCCTCGTTCATCAGTATCATATTGAATTCGTTGCAAAGATAACTTTTCACCAGATAAAAAACAGTGCTTTTTTGCTATGAAGAATCGGTTCGGGAATGACGGAAAAAAGCCACGCCAAATTTATCAACAGCCACTGATTTTTAACATGGAGGATTTTTGCGGTGAAGCTTTCAGGCGTATTTTTAGAAAAAAAGCTATGCAGGAGGAAAGCCAATATATAAAGGGAAGGGGTGCGCAAAAAAATGTGCACAACCGCTTTTTCGCGGAATCTTATGACATGCTCGACGATTTCCTGAATTATTGTGAAGCAGAAGGCGACAAGCCTGATGACAACCGGACGCATTACCTCGAAGTGTTCCCGAAAACCATTGTAAACAAAGTCGAAAGCCCGGATGTGGGGATGGAATTCTCGATGAATGCCTATCAGGGCTGTGAACACGGATGCATTTACTGTTATGCGCGCAACAGCCATGAATATTGGGGTTATAGCGCCGGACTTGATTTTGAAAGGAAAATCCTGGTCAAGAAAAATGCACCTGTCTTACTCGAGGAAAAACTCAAAAGCAAGAACTGGAAAGCGCATCCCATTGTCATGTCAGGCAATACCGATTGCTACCAGCCGGCTGAAAAAAAATTCCGGATTACGAGGCAGTGCCTTGAAGTGTTCCTGAAATACAGGCATCCGGTGGCGATTATCACTAAAAACGCCCTCATTGCAAGGGATATGGATATCGTGTCAGCACTGGCAAAGGAAAATCTCATCGGCGTCAATGTGTCCATCACTTCCCTGAATGAAAAGACAAGGCAATTGCTTGAACCGCGCACGGCGACAATCGCAAAACGTCTCGATACGGTAAAATTGCTTTCGGAAAACGGCGTTCCGGTAAATGTAATGCTCGCGCCGATTATCCCGGGAATCAACAGCCACGAGATTCTGCCTTTGGCGAAAGCCGCCTCAGATGCAGGTGCCCTGTCGATCGCGCATACCGTGGTACGGCTGAATGGTGCGATAGGCGAAATTTTTACGGATTGGATCCAAAAAGCGATGCCGGACCGCGCGGAAAAGGTGCTGAACCAGATCAAAGCCTGCCATAACGGGAATTTAAACGACAGCCGTTGGGGAGAACGCATGCGTGGCGACGGGGAATTTGCTGAAATGATCCGCTCGCAGATGGGCATGGCGCGGCGTAAGTTTTTCGCCGGGAAGCAATTCCCGAAACTCAATACGGCTTTGTATGAGCAATATAAAGGCGGGCAGCTCAGCCTGTTTTGACAAATATCACAAACGCGATGGGCGTAAAATTGCATTTAACAGAAAAAAATGTCGTTTATTGTAATTTTTTCACTAAAATTGACGGTTTTTATATTCAGTTAAGCCAATGAAATTATACAGGATTATTGCGTTGCTGGTTTTTACAGCTTTTTCGGTTTCGGCCCAACAAAAAATCAGTATTGATGAAATTTATATGGGTGCCTTCAGGCCCAAAGGGATGGATGAACTCCAGTCACTTAAAAACACCAACCAATATACTGTGCTGAATGCTTCACGTGCGACGCGGAGTATGCAAATCGACTTATATGATTTTGCTACGCTGGAAAAAGTAAGCACGCTGGTTGATAACAGAGATTTTGCAGAATTGGCAAACGGCATCGACAGTTATACTTTCAGCAGTGATGAGAAAATGCTGCTGATTGCCAATAATTCAAATCAAATTTTCAGGCATTCATTTACGGCTGATTTTTTCATTTATGATATCGCTTCAAAAAAACTGACCAAAATGGCCGAGCAGGTACAAGAACCTGTTTTTTCGCCTGACGGTAAGAAAGTCGCTTTTGCAAAAGAAAATAACCTTTATGTGTACGATCTCGCTTCTGCAAAAACGACGCAGTTGACTTTTGACGGTAAAAAAAATGCCGTCATCAACGGCATCACCGATTGGGTTTATGAAGAGGAATTTGCATTCGTTCGGGCGTTCGACTGGAGCGCTGACGGCAGCAAAATCGCTTACATCCGTTTTGATGAAAGCCAGGTGCCGGAATTTTCGATGAATAGGTATGGACAGGATTTATACCCGTCTGTAGAAACGTTTAAATACCCAAAAGCGGGTGAGAAAAACTCGGAGGTCTCATTGCATTTAATCGATTTGAAAACCAATGCCGATTCGGAAGTCAAACTTGGAAATTACAATGATTTCTACATTCCGAGGATCAAGTGGACCAACGACGCAAACCTCCTCAGCGTGCAGGTCATCAATCGCCACCAGGACAACCTGGACCTGATTTTTGTAGATGGGACAACCGGAAAACCGACTGTCATCCTGAATGAAAAAGACAAGGCATATATCGATATTACGGATAACCTGACGTTCCTGAAGGACAACAGCTTTATCTGGACCAGTGAAAAAGACGGTTTCAACCATATTTACCTTTACAGCAAAAGTGGGAAACTCATCAACCAGCTCACGAAAGGAAACTGGGAAGTCACCGCATATTATGGCCTGGATGAAAAATCTAAAACGGTGTTTTATCAATCTACAGAAAATGGTTCGATCAACCGGGACGTTTACAGGATCGGGCTTGATGGTAAGAATAAGAAGCGCCTGTCGCCTGCAACAGGGACGAACGCGGGTACTTTCAGCCCGAATTTCCAATATTTCATCAATTCGTTTTCCAGTGCGACGGTGCCGCCGACGTATACGTTGAATGATTCCAAAACCGGAAATACCATCAAGACGATTGTCAGCAACGAAGCGTTGTCCGAAAAACTTAAAAAATACGATTTGCCGCTGAAGGAATTTTTTATGCTAAAGACTGAAAAAGGCAACGAACTCAATGCCTGGATTATCAAGCCAAAGGATTTTGATGCGACGAAAAAATACCCGGTTTTCATGTACCAATACTCAGGCCCGGGTTCACAGCAGGTCAATAACGAATGGCACGCTAATGATGATTACTGGTTTATGATGCTCACCCAGATGGGTTATGTTGTGGCTTGTGTCGACGGCCGCGGGACCGGTTTCCGGGGTGCGGAATTCAAGAAAGTGACACAAAAGCAATTGGGCAAATATGAACTGGAGGATCAGATTGATGCTGCGAAAGTCATCGGCGGATACAATTATGTTGATAAAGACAGGATGGGTATTTTTGGCTGGTCTTTCGGCGGATTTATGTCGTCCAACTGCATCCTGAAAGGTGGCAATACCTTCAAGATGGCCATTGCTGTGGCTCCGGTGACGAGCTGGCGGTTTTACGACAGCATTTACACCGAAAGATACATGCAGACGCCACAGGAAAATGCGGCAGGATATGACGACAATTCCCCGCTGACCTTTGCGAAAAAACTTCAGGGGAAATTCCTGTTGATCCACGGTTCAGGCGATGACAACGTGCATGTGCAGAATTCGATGCGTCTGATCGATGCGCTTGTAAATGCCAACAAGCAGTTCGACTGGGCGATTTATCCTGATAAGAACCACGGGATTTATGGCGGTTACACCAGGATCCAGCTTTACAATAAAATGACCAATTTCATTAAAGAGAATTTATAATCAACCAACACCAAAATTTATATAACATGAGTGAACCAGCAGTAAAATCAGGACATCCAAAAGGATTATACTTTTTATTCTTTACGGAAATGTGGGAGCGTTTCAGCTACTACGGAATGAGGGCAATCTTTATTCTTTTTATGACGAAAGTATTATTAATGAAAGATGCCGATGCTTCTGAAATTTATGGGAGCTATACTGGATTGGTATATTTAACTCCGCTTCTTGGGGGGTATTTGTGTGATAAATTTTTAGGTAACAGGAGAAGTATTGTGATTGGCGGCCTTTTAATGGCTATTGGGCAGTTTTTCATGTTTTTTAGTGCGTCTGCCGGAACCAACGGGGGAGTGTCTTTGATGTGGATGGGATTGACAGCGATAATAATAGGAAATGGATTTTTTAAGCCAAATATTTCTACGATGGTTGGTCAACTATATCCAGCCAACGACCGTCGAATTGATAGCGCATTTACGATTTTTTACATGGGTATCAATCTGGGTGCCTTCTTTTCACCATTGGTTTGCGGATCTATGGATTTTAAGTGGGGATTCCTTGCGGCAGGAGTCGGTATGCTGATTGGATTGCTTGCATTTGTGATTGGCAAAAAGAAATATCTTATCTCTGAAGAAGGAAAGCATATCGGTTTACCGGTCAAAAAACTGGATGCTAAAAGTATCGGGATGATAATTGGATCGATTGCTATTATCTTTTTTATGCTGAATTTTAAGCAAATGTTCAAAAGCGATCTGGATATCATCAGCTACTTTATCTATGGTGCGATGGTTTTAATGCCTGTCCTTATTTTTAGTGATAAGAGTTTGTCAAAAATTGAAACACAAAGGATTACGGTTATTTTTATTCTGGCATTTTTTGTTATTTTCTTTTGGGGAGCTTTTGAACAGGCCGGTGCATCGTTAACGCTTTTTGCTGACAGGCAAACGGAGAGGACACTCTTTGGCTGGGAAATGCCTGCGTCATATTTCCAATCGGTAAACCCATTGGCGGTAATTGTACTTGCGCCACTCATGACAATTGTTTGGGGGTTTTTATATGCAAGAAAACTGGAACCATCATCACCTAAAAAAATGGCAATAGGATTAGGAATGGTTGCATTGGGATATGTTGTGATTGCAATTGCAGTAAAAGGTTTAGGAATAGGAGACAAGGTATCAATGTGGTGGTTATTCGGTTTATATGTAATTCACAGTATAGGAGAGCTATGTTTGTCGCCAATCGGATTATCAATGGTTTCAAAACTGGCGCCTTTGCGTTTGTCTTCATTGATGATGGGAACCTGGTTCTTAGCCAACGCCGCAGCCAATAAGTTCGCTGGAACATTAAGCGCACTGATTCCTGGCGGAGAAGACGGAACAGGTGGTGCAACTCATTTCCTGGGATTTCAAATTACCAACCTTTATGAATTCTTTATTGTGTTTATCATCATGTCCGGAGCCGCTGCGGCGATATTGTTTGCACTGAGTTCCTGGTTGGAAAAGCGCATGCATAATGATCATATCGAAGGAGTTTCCGATTCCGTTATGTAATTGATAGTATTTTTATATAAAACCTGCAATTCATTTTTTGTGTTTGCAGGTTTATTTTCAATTTATAAATTATGTGGAAAAGCCATCCTAAAGCCTTGCCATATCTGTTTTTATCCGAAATGTGGGAACGTTTTGGATATTACCTGATGATAGGAATCTTCACGCTGTATCTCAAAGATGTAGAAGCCGGTTTTTCCATGACTGAAAAAGAGGCTTCCGACTTATACGGGACCTTCATCGCACTGGTTTTCCTGACACCATTTATCGGAGGGCTCGTTGCCGACCGTTACCTGGGGTACAAAAAATCCATCATTATTGGTGGGTTGATGATGGGTGTGGGATATTTTATGATGGGAATCCATTCCCTGCAGATGCTGTATGTTGCGATGACTTTGGTGATTGTCGGGAATGGTTTTTTTAAGCCGAATATCTCCACACTGCTCGGTAATTTCTACAACGAAGAAAAATATAAGGACAAAAAAGACGAAGGCTACAACATTTTCTACATGGGAATCAATGTCGGGGCGTTCATCTGTAATTTCTTCGGTGCCGCGCTGAAAATCCTTTTCGGATGGCAGTATGCCTTTATGGCTGCCGGTGTCGGAATGTTTATTGGCGTTTTGGTTTTTATGCTCGGCAGCAAATATTATGGAAATAAGGCAGAAAAAAAAGGCGTGCAGCCGGGCGACATGCCATTTTATAAAATCGTATTGTTCATCCTGTTGCCGTCCGTTGTTTTTGGTGTTATCGGATGGCTGCTGAAAGGCGTGCAATCTGATGCAAATCCTGATTCCGCTTTATTTGGTTCAGACAGTACGGATGCTTTTATTTTTGCCTGTATTCCCGTAGTGTTGTTTTACGCCAGTTTGTATTTCAAGGCCAAAGTGGAAGACAAACGCCCGATTGGTGCTTTACTTGCCATTTTTGGTGTGGTAATTTTGTTTTGGGCGGTGTTTAAATTGAACGGCTCGGCGCTCAACAATTGGGGCGATAAATACACTGACAGGGAATTGACGGGAACTTCGCAGCGGGTAGCATCCAGGCTGGTGCTTACAGATACCTTGACCTACAAAAAAGATTCGGTACCGTTATATGATGAAGTGTTTCGGATCCAGAAAAAGGATGGCGAAGTAATCAAGACAGTCGATTATCCGTTATATTTCAGGAATGTCCACAAGGATAAATTGCCTGAAGAGGGCGGTAAAGTCTTCACCTGGTCTGCAAATTTGAGCCAATCCATCAATCCGGGTTGGGTGATTATGCTGACGCCTTTGGTAGTGGCATTTTTTACCTTTTTGCGAAACCGCAGGAAAGAGCCTTCAACGCCTACCAAAATCGCATTTGGATTGCTGATTTCTGCATTGTCGGTATTAGTGATGGTTGCTGCGGTAAAGGCTGGAAATAACGGCGCTGAGAAAGTCAGTGTCTGGTGGCTCGTTGCGAATTACGGCATCATCACCATCGGGGAATTGTTCTTAAGTCCGATGGGGCTTTCGATAGTGTCCAAATTGAGCCCGACGAATATCACGTCACTGATGATGGGCGGCTGGTTTTTATCAACATCAATAGGAAATAAATTAAGCGGCGTATTGGCCAGCATGTGGGATACTTATGAGGACAAAAGCCATTTCTTCTGGGTGAATTTTGCCCTGCTGCTATTTGCCACGCTGCTGTTCGTGCTTTTGAGACAATTAAACAGTGTAATGACCGAAAAAGGAATTAAATAATGGAACAAAATTTGACAATCGAACAAATACAGAATTTCAAAGGGAAATACCCGAAACAGCTTTGGTATTTGTTTATCGTGGAAATGTGGGAACGTTTCTGTTTTTATGGGATGCGCGGCGTACTTACCGTTTTTATGGTCGATGTACTCTTTCTCAAAGACGCCCAAGCCAACCTGCAATATGGTGCGATACAGGCTTTTGTGTATGCATTTACTTTCATTGGAGGTATTTTTGCCGATAAGATTCTGGGTTTTAAAAAATCATTGTTCTTCGGAGGAATCGTGATGATCCTCGGGAACCTGTTGATTGCATTTTCACCACAGGATATGTTTTATTATGGTATCGCTTTTTCCATCATAGGGACTGGTTTTTTTAAACCGAATATCTCGTCGATGGTGGGTGAGCTATACCATGAAAAGGACAACAGAAGGGATGCTGGTTACGGTATGTTTTATGCAGGTATCAATGTAGGCGGACTTTTCGGTGGCGCTTTGTGCGTGTATTTGGGGAAATATTATTCCTGGAGCTGGTGTTTCCTTGCAGCAGCGATTGTCATGGCTTTGGGGTTATTGACGTTCCTGTTTACCAAAAAATATCTGGGGCCTATAGGAGATTCCCCGCTTTTAAATCTGTCGCCTTCAAAAAGGAAATTACGCGAAGTCGCAGTTTATGTGGGTTCGATAGTAAGCATTCCGTTAATTTTCTTGATGGTAAGGAACACCGATTACACGGATTATTTCATGTATACAATAGGTACCATTGCGATTGGATATTTTCTTTTCGAGGTCGTAAAACTGCCTGAAATCAGCATGAAGAAAAAAATGATTGCTGCGTTCTTATTCATCTTTTTTTACTTTTTATTCAATGCGATTTATGAGCAAAGCGGCGGATCCTTGTCGTTATTTGCAAAAGACAACCTTAACCACAATTTGCTCGGTTTGTCAATAGATCCAAATATTGTAAACAATAGTTCCAACACACTTTTTGTAATTATTTTAAGTCCAATTATCGGATTAATCTGGCTTTGGATGGCAAAAAAGAAAATCGAACCTAACACGTTACTGAAATTCGGAATCGGATTCTTATTTCTGTCTGCATCATTTTTCCTGTTTTATTACACGAAATTTTTTGCCAATGTAGACGGCATCACATCTTTGAACGTTTTCACGCTGGCATATTTCGTGACGACCATCGGGGAACTTTGCCTCGGGCCCATCGGGATGTCCATTATCACAAAGTTATCCCCGAAAAGACTGTTTGGGATGATGATGGGATTGTGGTTCTTGGCGAGTGCGTTTGGACAATTGGCTGCAGGAAAACTCGGCGCCGAAATTTCAAAATCCAATGAAGGCGCTTCATTGATGACCAAGTTGCAGTCTTATACAGAAGGATATTACCAATTGGCGATTTACTCGTTGGTCGCCGGTGTCATCCTGATTGTTTCCATACCGCTGATTAAAAAATTAATGCAGGGCGTGAAATAAGATAGGAAAAGATTATTTTTGGCCGTACAGGAATTATTAACAGGATTATAAAATTTAAATATGAAAAAATTAGCAATACTCGCAGTACTCGTATTGTTCACGGTCACTGCAAAAGCACAGGAGTTAAAATGGTATACCGATGTGAAAGAAGCTTCGGAGGTTTCAATGAAAAGCAAAAAACCGCTGATGTTCTTTTTTACCGGCAGCGACTGGTGCGGATGGTGTATGAGATTGCAGAAGGAGGTTTTCCAAACCGCAGATTTCACCAAATGGGCTAACGAAAATGTGGTTTTGGTCGAATTGGATTTTCCCAGAAGAAAACAACTTTCCGCAGACCTTACAAAACAAAATAACGATCTTGGACAAATGTTCGGGATTCGTGGGTATCCGACAGTGTGGCTGGTAACGCCATCAAAGCCCAATGACCAGATTTCTTTTGAAAAATTAGGAAGCACGGGTTATGTTGCCGGTGGACCCCAGGCCTGGATCCAGACTGCGAATACGATATTGAAGAAGTAAGTTCACTCCAACTTAAAATATCCCTTTTCGGCAATGGCATGGAAAGGGATTTTTTGTTTTTGGCAGGTGGCTTCCCATAGTTTGGTGTATGATCTGAAATTGGATGCATCAGCAATAACGGTATTCGGTTTGAGTTGCATCAGCATTCTTTCGAAATTGATTTTTGGTGAATGTGTCATCAATAATACATCTGCCCTGATGTTTTCCGGATATATTCCGCTGCTGTCAGACACAAATATTGTCCTGTTAAGATAGAGCAGGTTCTGCATGGCGCTAACGTTTTTTATGTTGCTGAAATTCGCCACACGGTAAGCAGTAAGGTTTTGATTTTGAAAAATGCTTTTGCATAAGCTGTCATCACAGTATACATTGATTTGATTGCCATGCCTTTTTGTAATCAGGCTGGTATTTTTACTTTTGAAAACGATTATTTCGTCAGTTTTTTCATTTTCCCATTTGTTGAAAACCAACGTTCCCTGGAAAACCAACAGGCATAATGTCATGCAAATGCATTTTCTGTAGCTTGGTTTCATGGCCCAGATAAACAATGTAAGGATGAAAAGATAAAGCGTTGCCATCATCAGCGCGTTTAGTGGGATGTCCTTTATAATGAATTGTTCAAATGAAGCGATTTTTCCTATGGTCTGGTTTAACAGCCGAATGAGGAATTCCAATGATTTGGATAAATAATCCGGAACTGTTCCAAAACTGGCAAAGACCATTACAAATGCCCCATACGCCATAATAATGCCCAATCCGGGCAGGATGATAATGTTCGTGATAAAGAACAATCCCGGGAATTGATGGAAATAGTAAATGCTTAACGGAAATGCGCCGATTTGCGCTGCCATTGAAACAGTGACAATGTCCCAGAAATATTT
This genomic stretch from Flavobacterium pallidum harbors:
- a CDS encoding peptide MFS transporter is translated as MEQNLTIEQIQNFKGKYPKQLWYLFIVEMWERFCFYGMRGVLTVFMVDVLFLKDAQANLQYGAIQAFVYAFTFIGGIFADKILGFKKSLFFGGIVMILGNLLIAFSPQDMFYYGIAFSIIGTGFFKPNISSMVGELYHEKDNRRDAGYGMFYAGINVGGLFGGALCVYLGKYYSWSWCFLAAAIVMALGLLTFLFTKKYLGPIGDSPLLNLSPSKRKLREVAVYVGSIVSIPLIFLMVRNTDYTDYFMYTIGTIAIGYFLFEVVKLPEISMKKKMIAAFLFIFFYFLFNAIYEQSGGSLSLFAKDNLNHNLLGLSIDPNIVNNSSNTLFVIILSPIIGLIWLWMAKKKIEPNTLLKFGIGFLFLSASFFLFYYTKFFANVDGITSLNVFTLAYFVTTIGELCLGPIGMSIITKLSPKRLFGMMMGLWFLASAFGQLAAGKLGAEISKSNEGASLMTKLQSYTEGYYQLAIYSLVAGVILIVSIPLIKKLMQGVK
- a CDS encoding thioredoxin family protein, which codes for MKKLAILAVLVLFTVTAKAQELKWYTDVKEASEVSMKSKKPLMFFFTGSDWCGWCMRLQKEVFQTADFTKWANENVVLVELDFPRRKQLSADLTKQNNDLGQMFGIRGYPTVWLVTPSKPNDQISFEKLGSTGYVAGGPQAWIQTANTILKK